A window from Candidatus Deferrimicrobium sp. encodes these proteins:
- a CDS encoding protoheme IX farnesyltransferase — protein MTLAGFSGMVLARRGVPPPGKALLTLACILAAAGGSAALNTVLDAGIDEKMPRLNRRTAALLAFGVGKVAAAGIAAIAASLLLSVRFLNATTCFLLAAAAAGYAVLYTLVWKRRSPYGTIPGSIPGALPVLIGYAAVNPGLGMDGVLLFLILVLWQPPHFWALALRHQAEYRAAGVPVLPVAFGEPYTMVLIFLYAAALLPLSLSLWALGYLSARFGWAAFLLGVGFLAVFYRDTVVTRRFDRAFAASIVYLTLLLLALLADVLFR, from the coding sequence GTGACCTTGGCCGGCTTCTCCGGGATGGTGCTCGCCCGGAGGGGTGTTCCCCCGCCCGGGAAGGCGCTGCTCACGCTGGCCTGCATCCTCGCGGCGGCGGGTGGGTCCGCCGCCCTCAATACGGTTCTTGACGCAGGGATCGACGAGAAGATGCCGCGCCTGAACCGCCGGACCGCCGCCCTTCTGGCCTTCGGGGTCGGGAAAGTCGCGGCAGCGGGGATTGCGGCGATCGCCGCCTCGCTGCTGCTGTCGGTCCGGTTCCTCAACGCCACGACGTGCTTTCTCCTTGCCGCGGCAGCGGCAGGATATGCGGTCCTGTACACGCTGGTATGGAAGCGCCGCTCGCCGTACGGGACGATCCCCGGCTCTATCCCAGGCGCCTTGCCGGTCCTCATCGGGTACGCCGCCGTGAATCCGGGTCTCGGCATGGACGGCGTACTCCTGTTCCTGATCCTCGTCCTCTGGCAGCCGCCCCACTTCTGGGCCCTGGCGCTGCGCCACCAGGCGGAATATCGCGCTGCGGGCGTCCCGGTCCTCCCCGTGGCGTTCGGCGAGCCGTACACCATGGTGCTGATCTTCCTGTATGCGGCGGCGCTGCTCCCCCTTTCCTTGTCGCTCTGGGCTCTTGGGTACCTTTCCGCTCGCTTCGGATGGGCGGCTTTTCTGCTCGGGGTGGGCTTTCTCGCCGTCTTCTACCGGGACACCGTGGTGACCCGTCGCTTCGACCGCGCGTTTGCCGCTTCGATCGTCTACCTGACGCTGCTGCTCCTCGCTCTCCTTGCCGACGTCCTCTTCCGATGA